A single genomic interval of Saccharospirillum mangrovi harbors:
- the carB gene encoding carbamoyl-phosphate synthase large subunit → MPKRTDIQSILILGAGPIVIGQACEFDYSGAQACKALREEGYRVILVNSNPATIMTDPAMADATYIEPVVWSEVAKIIEQEKPDALLPTMGGQTALNCALDLEKHGVLEKFGVQMIGANADTIDKAEDRERFDKAMKAIGLETPRSGIARSMQQAWDILEWIGFPAIIRPSFTMGGSGGGIAYNKEEFDEICERGLDLSPTNELLIDESLIGWKEYEMEVVRDKADNCIIVCAIENFDAMGVHTGDSITVAPSQTLTDKEYQIMRDASLAVLREIGVETGGSNVQFGVDPQTGRMVVIEMNPRVSRSSALASKATGFPIAKVAAKLAVGYTLDELRNEITGGVTPASFEPSIDYVVTKIPRFAFEKFPQANDRLTTQMKSVGEVMAIGRNFSESLQKALRGLEVSAAGLDPKVDLNADGAIDTIVRELKEPGAERIWYIGDAFRADFSVDEVQRLTGIDPWFLVQIEDLINEEKVISESGLKDLDETRLRQLKRKGFSDERLATLVGVSEQEVRKKRWAHNIRPVYKRVDTCAAEFASSTAYMYSSYDEECEAAPSDRDKIMVIGGGPNRIGQGIEFDYCCVHAALAARDDGFETIMVNCNPETVSTDYDTSDRLYFEPITLEDVLEIIELEKPKGVIVQFGGQTPLKLARALEAAGAPIIGTAPDAIDRAEDRERFQVMAEKLGLLQPDNGLARSQEQALAVAAKIGYPLVVRPSYVLGGRAMEIVYEESELERYMNDAVRVSNDAPVLLDHFLDAAIEVDIDAVSDGQQVVIGGIMQHIEQAGVHSGDSACSLPPYSLPQKALDLIREQVTAMALELNVIGLMNVQMAWQDEQLYIIEVNPRASRTVPFVSKAIGVSLAKIAAQVMTGKTLAELGFTQEIIPNYYSVKEAVMPFNKFPGVDPILSPEMKSTGEVMGVGTTFAEAFSKALLGAGTRLPEAGKVIVSVKDRDKKTILPTARSLVELGFELCATRGTAQFLESEGLSVTVVNKVKEGRPHLVDMIKNGDIAFMINTTEGRQSIIDSSAIRRSALQHKVYYTTTMAGAEASVMAMQFAQNPAVRRLQHLHEKHTA, encoded by the coding sequence ATGCCCAAACGCACAGACATACAAAGCATCCTGATCCTCGGCGCTGGCCCCATCGTCATCGGCCAGGCCTGTGAATTCGACTACTCCGGCGCCCAAGCGTGCAAAGCCCTGCGCGAAGAGGGTTACCGCGTCATCCTGGTGAACTCCAACCCGGCCACCATCATGACCGACCCGGCGATGGCCGACGCCACCTACATCGAACCGGTGGTGTGGAGCGAAGTCGCCAAGATCATCGAACAGGAAAAACCCGACGCCCTGCTGCCCACCATGGGCGGCCAGACAGCGCTGAACTGCGCACTCGATCTGGAAAAACACGGCGTACTGGAAAAGTTCGGCGTACAGATGATCGGCGCCAACGCCGACACCATCGACAAAGCCGAAGACCGCGAACGCTTCGACAAAGCCATGAAAGCCATCGGCCTGGAAACGCCGCGCTCAGGCATCGCCCGCTCCATGCAGCAAGCCTGGGACATTCTGGAATGGATCGGCTTCCCGGCGATCATCCGGCCATCTTTCACCATGGGCGGCAGCGGCGGCGGCATCGCCTACAACAAAGAAGAGTTCGACGAAATCTGCGAACGCGGTTTGGACCTGTCGCCCACCAACGAACTGCTGATCGACGAAAGCCTGATCGGTTGGAAGGAATACGAAATGGAAGTGGTCCGCGACAAAGCGGACAACTGCATCATCGTCTGTGCCATCGAAAACTTCGATGCCATGGGCGTGCACACCGGCGACTCCATCACCGTCGCGCCGTCGCAAACGCTGACCGACAAGGAATACCAGATCATGCGCGACGCCTCGCTGGCGGTGCTGCGCGAAATCGGTGTCGAAACCGGCGGCTCCAATGTTCAGTTCGGTGTCGATCCGCAAACCGGCCGCATGGTCGTGATCGAAATGAACCCGCGCGTCAGTCGCTCCTCGGCACTGGCGTCGAAAGCAACCGGCTTCCCGATTGCCAAAGTCGCCGCCAAACTCGCCGTCGGTTATACGCTCGACGAATTGCGCAACGAAATCACCGGCGGTGTGACACCGGCGTCGTTCGAACCGAGCATCGACTACGTCGTCACCAAGATTCCACGCTTCGCGTTCGAGAAATTCCCGCAAGCGAACGACCGCCTGACTACTCAGATGAAATCGGTCGGCGAAGTCATGGCCATTGGCCGGAATTTTTCCGAATCGCTGCAAAAAGCACTGCGCGGTCTGGAAGTCAGCGCCGCCGGTCTTGATCCGAAAGTCGACCTCAACGCCGACGGCGCCATCGACACCATCGTGCGCGAACTGAAAGAACCCGGTGCCGAGCGCATCTGGTACATCGGCGATGCCTTCCGTGCCGATTTCAGCGTTGACGAAGTGCAGCGTTTAACCGGCATTGATCCGTGGTTTTTGGTGCAGATCGAAGACCTGATCAACGAAGAAAAAGTCATCAGTGAATCAGGCCTGAAAGACCTCGATGAAACCCGTCTGCGGCAATTAAAACGCAAAGGTTTCAGCGACGAACGCCTGGCAACATTGGTCGGCGTCAGCGAACAGGAAGTGCGCAAAAAACGTTGGGCGCACAACATTCGCCCGGTCTACAAACGCGTCGATACCTGCGCCGCCGAATTCGCCTCCAGCACCGCCTACATGTATTCCAGTTACGACGAGGAATGCGAAGCCGCGCCGAGCGACCGCGACAAAATCATGGTCATCGGTGGCGGCCCGAACCGCATCGGTCAGGGCATCGAATTCGACTACTGCTGTGTGCACGCCGCACTCGCCGCGCGCGACGACGGTTTCGAAACCATCATGGTCAACTGCAACCCGGAAACGGTATCGACCGACTACGACACGTCCGACCGTTTGTACTTCGAACCGATCACGCTCGAAGACGTGCTGGAAATCATCGAGCTGGAAAAACCCAAGGGCGTTATCGTCCAGTTCGGCGGCCAGACACCGCTGAAACTGGCGCGCGCTTTGGAAGCCGCCGGCGCACCCATCATCGGCACCGCACCGGATGCGATTGACCGCGCCGAAGACCGCGAACGTTTCCAGGTGATGGCGGAAAAACTCGGCCTGTTACAACCGGATAACGGCCTGGCGCGCAGCCAGGAACAGGCGCTCGCCGTGGCCGCAAAAATCGGCTACCCGCTGGTGGTGCGTCCGTCGTATGTACTGGGCGGCCGGGCGATGGAAATTGTCTACGAAGAAAGCGAACTCGAGCGTTACATGAACGATGCGGTGCGCGTCTCCAACGACGCCCCTGTGCTGCTCGACCATTTCCTCGACGCGGCCATTGAAGTCGATATCGACGCCGTCAGCGACGGCCAGCAAGTCGTCATCGGCGGCATCATGCAACACATCGAACAAGCCGGTGTTCACTCCGGTGATTCGGCTTGTTCATTGCCACCGTACAGCCTGCCGCAAAAAGCGCTCGATCTGATTCGCGAACAGGTCACCGCCATGGCGCTGGAATTGAACGTTATTGGTTTGATGAACGTGCAAATGGCCTGGCAGGACGAGCAGCTGTACATCATCGAAGTAAACCCGCGTGCATCGCGTACCGTGCCGTTTGTCTCCAAGGCCATCGGCGTTTCCCTGGCGAAAATTGCCGCTCAGGTGATGACCGGCAAGACGCTGGCCGAACTCGGTTTCACCCAGGAAATTATTCCGAATTATTACTCGGTCAAAGAAGCGGTGATGCCGTTCAATAAATTCCCTGGCGTCGATCCGATTCTGTCGCCGGAAATGAAATCCACCGGCGAAGTCATGGGCGTAGGCACCACCTTTGCCGAAGCATTTTCCAAAGCCTTGCTCGGCGCAGGCACGCGCTTACCGGAAGCCGGCAAGGTGATCGTATCGGTGAAAGATCGTGACAAGAAAACCATTCTGCCGACGGCGCGTTCGCTGGTCGAATTGGGCTTTGAATTGTGCGCCACGCGCGGCACCGCTCAGTTCCTGGAAAGCGAAGGCTTGAGCGTAACCGTGGTCAACAAGGTGAAAGAAGGCCGGCCGCATCTGGTGGACATGATCAAGAACGGTGACATCGCCTTTATGATCAACACCACCGAAGGCCGCCAGTCGATCATCGACAGCTCCGCCATCCGCCGTAGTGCATTGCAACACAAGGTTTACTACACTACGACGATGGCCGGTGCAGAGGCCTCCGTCATGGCAATGCAGTTCGCTCAGAACCCCGCCGTGCGCCGCTTGCAACATCTGCACGAAAAGCACACTGCCTGA
- a CDS encoding NfeD family protein: MNALIWIVVGILLILSELLATSVVAVFIGLGALVTGLALWAGVIQSLAWQLIVFSVVSLGTLILARRRLKAWFGGFTANQGENHSAFRQDIGERVIVETDFAQGAGRVILNGVAWDALSDDDLKAGDIAWVVSNEGIRLTVSRNRPA; this comes from the coding sequence ATGAATGCCTTGATTTGGATCGTTGTCGGCATCCTGCTGATTTTGTCGGAATTATTGGCGACCAGTGTGGTCGCCGTCTTCATCGGTTTGGGTGCACTCGTCACCGGCCTCGCCCTGTGGGCCGGCGTGATTCAAAGCCTGGCCTGGCAGTTGATCGTATTCAGCGTCGTCAGCCTCGGTACGCTGATTTTGGCGCGCCGCCGCCTGAAAGCCTGGTTCGGTGGTTTCACCGCTAACCAGGGCGAAAACCACAGCGCCTTTCGCCAGGACATCGGTGAGCGCGTTATCGTCGAAACCGATTTTGCCCAAGGCGCCGGCCGCGTCATTCTGAACGGCGTCGCCTGGGATGCACTGAGCGACGACGACCTGAAAGCCGGTGACATTGCCTGGGTGGTCAGCAACGAAGGCATTCGTTTAACGGTCAGCCGCAATCGCCCGGCCTGA
- the radA gene encoding DNA repair protein RadA encodes MAKSKLQFVCSECGADYSKWQGQCTECKAWNTLKEFREATGVAARQPDFSDTRRDGFAGSRSRIQKLSDVDLAEQARIATGMGEFDRVLGGGLVGGSAVLIGGHPGAGKSTLLLQTLCHLARQIPVLYVSGEESVQQIALRAKRLNLPMDELSILAETSVESITETAKEVAPKILVIDSIQVMHAPDVESAPGSVSQVRESAAWLTRFAKQTGTILILVGHVTKDGSLAGPKVLEHMIDASVMLESSGDSRFRTLRAIKNRFGAVNELGVFAMLDSGLKEVKNPSSIFLNQGSDDAPGSVVTVVWEGTRPLLIELQALVDGTSMGHPRRIAVGLDTNRLSLILAILNRHGGVFTGDQDVFLNVVGGVRVTETSADLATLLAVLSSLRDKPLPRDWVVFGELGLNGELRPVPNGQERLSEAAKHGFKKAILPKANLPKKPIEGMTVIGAQRLDEVLAALQEI; translated from the coding sequence TTGGCCAAGAGCAAACTTCAGTTCGTGTGCAGCGAATGCGGCGCTGACTATTCCAAATGGCAGGGCCAGTGCACCGAATGCAAAGCCTGGAACACACTGAAAGAATTCCGTGAAGCCACCGGCGTGGCGGCGCGCCAACCCGATTTCAGCGACACCCGCCGCGACGGTTTCGCCGGCAGTCGCTCGCGCATTCAGAAACTTTCCGATGTCGATCTGGCCGAACAGGCGCGCATTGCCACCGGCATGGGCGAATTCGATCGCGTGCTCGGCGGCGGTCTGGTCGGCGGCAGCGCGGTGTTGATCGGCGGTCATCCCGGTGCCGGTAAATCGACGTTGTTGTTGCAGACGCTGTGCCATCTGGCACGGCAGATTCCGGTGCTCTATGTCTCTGGCGAAGAATCGGTGCAGCAGATTGCGCTGCGCGCCAAACGCCTGAATTTGCCGATGGACGAGCTGTCGATTCTGGCGGAAACCTCGGTCGAGTCGATCACCGAAACCGCCAAAGAGGTCGCGCCGAAAATTCTGGTTATCGACTCGATTCAGGTGATGCACGCGCCGGATGTGGAATCCGCGCCAGGCTCGGTGTCGCAGGTGCGTGAATCGGCCGCCTGGCTGACGCGCTTCGCCAAGCAGACCGGCACCATCCTGATTCTGGTCGGCCACGTCACTAAAGACGGCAGCCTGGCCGGACCAAAAGTCTTGGAACACATGATCGATGCTTCAGTGATGCTGGAAAGTTCTGGCGACAGTCGTTTTCGCACCTTGCGCGCCATCAAAAACCGTTTCGGTGCAGTCAACGAACTGGGCGTGTTCGCCATGCTCGACAGCGGTTTAAAAGAGGTGAAAAACCCTTCGTCGATTTTTCTGAATCAGGGCAGTGACGACGCGCCGGGTTCGGTCGTGACTGTCGTTTGGGAAGGCACCCGGCCGTTGCTGATCGAGTTGCAGGCGTTGGTAGACGGCACCAGCATGGGCCATCCACGTCGCATTGCTGTTGGTCTGGACACCAATCGGCTGAGTCTGATTCTGGCCATTCTGAATCGCCACGGCGGTGTTTTTACCGGCGATCAGGATGTGTTTCTGAACGTCGTCGGCGGTGTGCGCGTGACCGAAACCAGCGCCGACCTGGCAACGCTGTTGGCCGTTCTTTCGAGCCTGCGCGACAAACCGCTGCCGCGCGATTGGGTGGTGTTTGGCGAGCTGGGTTTGAACGGCGAATTGCGGCCAGTGCCGAACGGTCAAGAACGCTTGTCGGAAGCGGCCAAACACGGTTTTAAAAAAGCGATTTTGCCGAAGGCGAACTTGCCGAAAAAACCGATTGAGGGAATGACGGTGATCGGCGCCCAGCGTCTTGATGAAGTGCTGGCCGCCTTGCAGGAAATCTGA
- a CDS encoding PA4642 family protein, producing MKRDKKRVEGETWSEERLAEYLGFKTYDGTDPDFHCLYRAYTRMNEETFARFVQLFREQGRNVQATNLEGQTLAEIVAKHAQSEDYLAALSA from the coding sequence ATGAAACGAGACAAGAAACGTGTTGAAGGCGAAACCTGGAGCGAGGAACGGCTGGCGGAATATCTGGGCTTCAAAACATACGACGGCACCGACCCGGATTTCCATTGCCTTTACCGCGCATATACCCGCATGAACGAAGAAACCTTCGCTCGTTTCGTACAACTGTTTCGTGAGCAGGGCCGCAACGTTCAGGCGACCAATCTCGAGGGCCAGACGCTGGCGGAAATCGTCGCTAAGCACGCGCAGTCGGAAGATTATCTGGCGGCTCTGTCTGCTTAA
- the greA gene encoding transcription elongation factor GreA yields MQRHPMTLEGEIALQNELKELKQIKRPAVIKAIAEAREHGDLKENAEYHAAREQQGFIEGRIQEIEGKLSNAQVINIQDIPHTGKVIFGCTVTLLNLETDQGVTYKIVGEDEANVKVNKISVTSPIARALIGKEEGDEVVVKTPGGDVEYEIELVEHK; encoded by the coding sequence ATGCAACGCCACCCGATGACTTTGGAAGGCGAAATCGCCTTACAAAATGAACTGAAAGAACTGAAACAAATCAAACGCCCGGCGGTGATCAAAGCCATCGCTGAAGCGCGCGAACACGGCGACTTAAAAGAGAACGCCGAGTACCACGCCGCACGCGAACAGCAAGGTTTTATTGAAGGCCGCATTCAGGAAATTGAAGGCAAATTATCGAACGCCCAGGTCATCAACATTCAGGACATCCCGCACACCGGCAAAGTCATTTTCGGTTGCACTGTCACACTGTTGAACCTGGAAACCGACCAGGGTGTGACTTACAAAATCGTCGGTGAAGACGAAGCCAACGTGAAGGTGAATAAAATCTCTGTCACCTCGCCCATCGCCCGCGCTTTGATCGGTAAAGAAGAAGGCGACGAAGTGGTGGTAAAAACACCCGGCGGCGACGTGGAATACGAAATCGAATTGGTCGAACATAAATAA
- a CDS encoding deoxyguanosinetriphosphate triphosphohydrolase, with protein MDWTQLLTTERYGHQAIDAEELGRSHFHKDHDRIVFSSAFRKLGGKTQVHPLAKNDHVHNRLIHSLEVGSVGRSLGIRVGERIRDQLPNFIEPDDLGVIVQSACLAHDIGNPPFGHAGEYAIQDWFKQPENAYLMEPLSEATKRDLMHFEGNAQGFRIVAEVEYHLGRGGLRLTYPTLGASIKYPWTAAGMGPKGKFSCFTGEQPILQKLAAQLGLVPRGEFGFARHPLSYLMEAADDICYALIDLEDAVELHILEFEEVRDVFQQIQGAGDLKLDSADNGISSGRQLAALRGKTIGVIVDAVVDAFIQQQDAILAGTFEGDLIASCPPRIVEGIQRAKTLAYTKVFLDTQKTETEIGAYAVLSTLLQAFITAGFELHNKGDYKQLSYRAKRVFDLMGDEAPTAQSSLETIYHRLIDHIAGMTDNYASYLARQIGGPSQPHFV; from the coding sequence ATGGACTGGACCCAACTGCTGACCACCGAACGCTACGGCCATCAGGCCATCGACGCCGAGGAACTCGGTCGCAGCCATTTCCACAAAGACCACGACCGCATCGTCTTCTCCAGTGCCTTTCGCAAACTCGGCGGCAAGACACAGGTGCATCCGCTGGCGAAAAACGACCACGTGCACAACCGGCTGATTCACAGCCTGGAAGTGGGCAGTGTGGGGCGCAGTCTGGGCATTCGGGTGGGCGAACGCATACGCGATCAGTTGCCGAATTTTATCGAGCCGGACGACCTGGGCGTCATCGTGCAGAGCGCTTGCCTGGCGCACGACATCGGCAATCCGCCGTTTGGCCACGCCGGCGAATACGCGATTCAGGATTGGTTCAAACAGCCGGAAAACGCCTACCTGATGGAGCCGTTGAGCGAAGCAACCAAACGCGACCTGATGCATTTCGAAGGCAACGCCCAGGGCTTTCGCATCGTCGCGGAAGTGGAATATCACCTCGGGCGCGGCGGCTTGCGGCTGACGTACCCAACGCTCGGCGCCTCGATCAAATATCCGTGGACGGCGGCTGGCATGGGGCCGAAAGGCAAGTTCAGTTGCTTCACTGGTGAACAGCCGATTCTGCAAAAACTCGCCGCGCAATTGGGTTTGGTGCCGCGCGGTGAGTTCGGTTTTGCGCGCCATCCGTTGAGTTATTTAATGGAGGCCGCCGACGACATCTGTTATGCCCTGATCGATCTGGAAGACGCGGTGGAATTGCACATTCTGGAATTCGAAGAAGTGCGCGATGTGTTTCAACAGATTCAAGGCGCCGGCGATTTAAAACTCGACAGCGCCGACAACGGCATTTCCTCGGGTCGGCAACTGGCCGCGCTGCGCGGCAAAACCATTGGCGTGATTGTCGATGCCGTGGTCGATGCCTTTATCCAACAACAGGACGCCATTTTAGCCGGCACCTTTGAAGGCGATTTGATCGCCAGTTGCCCGCCGCGCATCGTCGAAGGCATTCAACGAGCTAAGACACTGGCCTACACCAAGGTGTTTCTCGACACCCAGAAAACCGAAACCGAAATTGGCGCCTACGCGGTGTTGAGTACTTTATTGCAGGCGTTCATCACCGCCGGTTTTGAATTGCACAACAAGGGCGATTACAAGCAACTGAGCTATCGCGCCAAGCGCGTGTTCGATTTGATGGGCGACGAAGCCCCGACGGCGCAGAGTTCATTGGAAACGATTTACCACCGGCTGATCGATCACATAGCGGGGATGACCGATAACTACGCCAGCTATCTGGCCCGCCAGATTGGCGGGCCGTCGCAGCCGCATTTTGTTTGA
- a CDS encoding stomatin-like protein: MNGFFDIGTILALGIAITVVIVILKTARIVPQRSNFVVERLGKYSKTLDSGFHILIPFIDKVAYQHTLKEEVIDVAQQECVTKDNIQVGIDGVLYIQVIDAHKASYGVDNYRNAASQLAQTTMRSVIGQTDLDKTFEERAKINEVVVKALDEAAAPWGIKVLRYEISDIALPASIRDALEQQMRAERERRAAIAKSEGERQAMINVSEGQKQEVINLSEAEKLKQINEAEGRAKEIELIASATADGLRKIASAIQEPGGKDAVSLRIAEQYVGEFGKLAKTNNTLILPAELSNIGGAVAGLSEVLKRTGQ; this comes from the coding sequence ATGAACGGCTTCTTTGATATCGGCACCATCCTCGCACTGGGCATTGCCATCACCGTCGTCATCGTCATTCTGAAGACGGCGCGCATCGTGCCGCAACGGTCTAATTTCGTGGTCGAACGTCTGGGTAAATATTCCAAAACGCTCGACTCCGGTTTCCACATCCTGATTCCCTTCATCGACAAGGTGGCTTACCAGCACACTTTGAAAGAGGAAGTCATCGACGTGGCCCAGCAGGAATGCGTCACCAAAGACAACATCCAGGTCGGCATCGACGGCGTGTTGTACATCCAGGTAATCGACGCACACAAAGCCAGTTACGGCGTCGATAATTACCGCAACGCCGCCAGCCAATTGGCGCAGACGACGATGCGTTCAGTAATCGGCCAGACCGATCTCGACAAAACCTTCGAAGAGCGCGCCAAGATCAACGAAGTCGTCGTCAAAGCACTCGACGAAGCCGCCGCGCCCTGGGGCATTAAAGTGCTGCGTTACGAAATTTCCGACATCGCACTGCCGGCCAGTATCCGCGATGCGCTGGAACAACAAATGCGCGCCGAGCGCGAACGGCGCGCCGCCATCGCCAAATCCGAAGGCGAACGTCAGGCGATGATCAACGTCTCGGAAGGTCAGAAACAGGAAGTGATTAACCTGTCGGAAGCGGAAAAGCTGAAGCAGATTAACGAAGCTGAAGGCCGCGCCAAGGAAATCGAATTGATCGCCAGCGCCACCGCCGATGGCCTGCGCAAAATCGCCTCGGCGATTCAGGAACCCGGCGGTAAAGACGCCGTCAGTCTGCGCATCGCCGAGCAATACGTCGGCGAATTCGGCAAGCTGGCGAAGACCAACAACACGCTGATTCTGCCAGCCGAACTGTCGAACATCGGCGGTGCGGTTGCGGGTCTGTCGGAAGTGTTGAAGAGAACCGGTCAGTAA